The Capra hircus breed San Clemente chromosome 11, ASM170441v1, whole genome shotgun sequence genomic interval TCATATTAATAGAATCACTGTATGTTTTTCATGGAAAAGATTTAAAAGTTAATGTTACTACCTCTTTTTTCCTAATggagatttttatgatttctcacAATAGGATTTCCTCAACCTTTCGCTGATGCTTCAGATGGCCTGGATATTGTGAAGTTTGAGGTACACCATTGTTCAGTAATGTGAGATTTTTATTTAGCCTTAACCTTGAAAATATCATGTGGACAATGTTCGCTCAAAACTATTTTCAGATCAAACTATTTTCAGATCAGATTCTTGGCTACAGCAGAAACTCCCTGTTGTCATTTTCATGGCCTCGTTTAAATTATCTTAGGAGTTGTGTTGAAATTCATGGCTGCTGTGGGAGAAGATAAAGGTTCATAAAGGAAACAactttagaatttaattttaattctattGATTAAGGAATTTGTACTTATCTTTgatttgttttcctcatttttttttagcGGATGGCATATTGGGCAAGTCTTTCTAGACAACCTAAGGTAAAAAAATTGATGCACGTAAGATAAGTCTTATATTTATAACAGTGCACCTGTTTATGCTGTAATCAATATCTGTAAATAAGCACTCTTTTGCAACCTACAGaattctgtgtgtatgtattgtgtgtataaaaatattgttttaggAAATAACAAGTGAATCTCCTAAATAGAAATGACCATAAAATATTGGTAGTTCATCTGCATTCTTACAATTATCATAGTCACATATACATATCGTACACATAATCACAGGCTGagctgcgcttagtcactcagtcgtgtcctactttgtgaccccatggactctagcccaccagtctcctctgtccatgggattctctaggcaagaataccggagtgggttgccatgccctcctccaggggaatcattccaacccagggatcaaactcaggtctcccacattgcaggccgatttTTTACCatataagccaccagggaagctgaagaatactggagtgggtagcctatccctcctcctggggattttcccgacccaggaattgaaccagggtctcctgcattgcaggtggattcttcaccagctgagctacctgggaagctcacataATCACATATATACGTATAATTGCATACTATGTGGGGATACAGTACTGATCCCAATGGACAGAATTACTTGCTTTCATGGAACTTATATTCTAGTTGGGGAAACAGTCTATAATATAGATAACTAAAATCAAAAAACCATATTTTttctctaaaaagaaaagaataaagcaagGAAAGTACATATGATCTTGAGAGCTGGCATTCATCACCTAGAAAATCATCTTCAAAAAATGTTTTGACTTGGAAAGTAACGGTATAAAGTTGATAAACATGGTAACAAAAATATTGTTTACCTGATATGTGTCcagaacatgcacacacacacacacacacacacatatacaccacacatacacaatacacacacacttcttgAACAGATGCTCACAAAGAGACCAGGAGTTGTTAAAGCAGTAGGCTGGTTTAGAAATGGCGATGGTAAGGAAGTAGAGAGTTAGTGTCCACTGAGCCTCTGCTGTTAATGGTTTAgggtcatttgtgtgtgtgtgtccatatgcatgtgtgtgcgtgtacacGCATACCGCACAGAGAAAGAGAATTATGTAAGTATTGGTTACTGAAGAAAGTCTCCACAAAGTTTGTAGGAAGATCTACTCACAGCAACAAAATCAAAGTGTTCCTGACAACTTTCGTTCCTGTCTTGTTTGAAGTTTGAGCTGATTCAACAAGGTTTATAAATGAGATGCGATCAGTCGGTATTATAAATGAGATGAGACCAATAGTAACCAGATATTTGCAAGACCATCCACAGTACATCTTCGAGTAGGATGTGCTGCCAGTACAGCTTTTCCTGCGCTGTCATCCATGCAGACAGAACAAAATGATGCTCTAACAAGGATTTGGAAATTAAAAGCtggattttctgaaaaaaaaaaaaatgtgaagattCATGTAGAGAGATTTTGGGGGGGGAGTTGGGCTATATGAACCAACCCTCAAAACACTGAACTCTAGCATATTCCCAGGAGCAAATTAAAAGTTGCAACCATTATTTTATCCCACCTCTTAGTCAGATGGCTATCTGGGAATTGATTAGGGTATTGCTTCAACGCATTATAGAGTATGTTTTCCCTGAAGATCAAGAGAGTAAAACAAGATTAAGTTTTAAAGTAATGTTATTGCTGGCAAATTTCCTTTTTGCAAGATTCCACATCCACTACAGCCTTATTAAGGTGGTAAAATGATTTCCTTTTAGACTGCCAATTTATTTCATAATGTTCAGGTACGTCAAGAAGGTACCTGCTGTAATTTCTACTGGAAACCTGCCCTAGTGAAATTCTATGTGACATCCTCACTATTCTCTTTTCAGGATAATCAAGACATATACAAAAGGGTGAGTACTACCAGCCCAGTAACAAATTATGCCAATTACTACACTTTTGGCAAGTGACACTTAGAATTAAaatcaatcttttttttccttcttatttagtttttatttcactACTCCAGAACTCGGGAGCCGATGCATCCAGTTAAAACAGGGGTCAGTATTTTATCATAATCATCTTTCTGTAAAAGTCActttcctctgcctgcctttgtccCTTTTCACTTAATATAGGCagatagggatttccctggtggtcttgtggctaagactttgcctatcaatgtagggggtgcaggttcgaaccctggtcagggaactatgatcccacatgccttggggccaaaaaaccccaaacccaaaacagaagcaatattgtaacaaattcaataaagactttaaaaaatggttcacatcaaaaaattCTTTAGTATATTCAGATAAATAGAAAAACAGGGGGCTTACAGACACTCTTGGTGCTTTTTTCCAAGGACTACAAGgatcatctctctccctctctggggAAGGGGCCAGGGAGGTTGACAGATCTGAAAAGCTAGAGAACTcattacagaaaaggaaaaatgagtgaGAAATCACTTTTTATTATGCACTCAAACAGAGGGACAAGAAGAGCCTGGGAAAGGCTGAACTCTATTTACATTGCTCataattaccttttctttttaaattttggaaaactaCTTTGTGAAGTGTAAAGTGGAATATTCCCAACAGTCATCCACGGGGGTCTTTTATCCCTGTCACCGTGTAATACGTGCTGTGGGAATTAAAAGCATcacctctaattttcttattATACTTTTGAGTTATCCTCAGGGAGAGATTGTTGAATTTCTGCAGGGTATGATTTGGAGAATATTGGGAAAATCATAGAATAGAATTTTTACTAGAATTTCAATCCAGTTATAATGATTGAAATTATACTCTTAGaaagttgcttatttatttaatcaagACTTTCCAAGTCTTCAGGAAGatccttaaaaacaaacacacaaacaaacataCAGATACCAAGCGAAATGTTTTTTTCCTTAGAGGCAAGGACTCAAGTAGTACAGATTTAGTCATGGGGATCAGGTAAGGAGGGGGATATCGTCAAGACAGGCCATGGGCCCTGCAAGTGCAGCAATGTCAGTGatggaagggggcttccctggcagtccagtggtgaagaccttgccttccagcgcagggggtgcacgttcagtccctggttggggagctaagatcttacatcctcacagccaaaaacccaaagcataaaacaggagcaatattgtaacaaattcaataagggctttaaaaatggttcacatcaaaaaatctttaaaaaagtaaaaatgggcTGGAAAAGGTAAATTCCATGCCCGTGATGCAAGTTAACCtttgttgttgctcttcagtcactaagtcgtgtctgactcttctcttttgcgaccccatggtctgtaggctcctctgtccatgggacttcccaggcaaggatactggaagggattgtgatttccttcttcaggggatcttcccaacccaggggtcaaacccacgtctcctgcattggcaggtggattctttaccactgtgccaccggggaaacaaaaattaagttTTACTCTAAGCCAAAATGCCTGGGGAGAATTCACAGGACTAGATAAGGTAGGCTGTGTATGTCTGAGTGTGTGCTGGGCAGTCACAGAAGAGACATTCAGGGAAATAAGATGCGCTGGGTGGTGGTGATGAATGGCACCTTTTAGCCTTGTCCCTTAGAGGAGGAGAGCACACCTGGAGAGCCAGAGAGGATCTTCACAGAGATGCTTCTGTGAGATAAAGTACTCCACACTAGGACAAATGCTTGGGGTTAATGCAGACACAAGTCTGATTTCCCTTAagggaatattttttaagtgatgTGTTGGAATGAAATGTGTGAGCCAGGCAAGCTATTCTTTATTGATATCATAAAACTTCAGGCTTAGGCTTGGAAACGGATCTTACTCTGAAAATTAAACCCATTTGTAAGAGGGTGAGCAGACAGGATTGCGCATAGCCCTGGGCTCCATCCTGGCACTATCTGACCCTCACCGCCTCTTTGCCAGTTTCCTCCTGTGCACCCTCTAATGCGTCTGGCAGCCAAGCTTGCTGATCGAAGGATGAAGACATTTTGGCGGCGCGTATGTACTTTTTCCTTCCACCATACTGTTAATACCGCTGAAAGTTCACTTCGCCGTGGTGAATGCCTTTCGTCGCCTTGGGTGGTGCTCGCTGGCATTTTCTCCTTGTACAGTCTTCACACAgtggctgcagggctggggtcAGGGAGGGGCTGTGGTCCAGCTTTGTGACCATCTCCTCATCTGTGCTCTTCATCCTTTTCCATTTTAGTTTTTAtgccatttttttcactttccctGCCCCTTCTTATTCTTCCTCATGACATAGACACCTGCCCTGGTCATACACACTGCTTCCCATTGTCCCACCTGCTCCTTTATTTTTATCTCAGagctttgtttcctttgttttttaaaaaaaaatttttcatttatttatatttggccaCTCTGAGTCTTTAGGTGCAATATCAGagctttgtttcttaaaaaaaaatctctgatactaacacaacattgtaaatcagctatgcactaatatgaaataaaaaattaaatttcaaaaatgaatcattttgattaaaatttaagTTTAGCTATGACTGGTTtcaataatgggcttcccagctggcactagtggtaaagaacccacctgccaatgcacaagacgcaagagacttgggtttgatccctgggtcaggaagatcccctggagaagggaatggcaacccactccagtatttttccctggagaatcccatggacagaggaacctggtgggctatagtccatagggtcgcaaagagtcagacacgactgaagcaacttagcattgcATTGCGGTTTCAGTAATAGCTGAACCTGTTGAAAAGGTCCATCAAGGTTTTGTTGCATGAgaccaaaacaaagaaacacaatttTTGGACAATGTGAGTCCAAGTAAGATGACCAACTCATTGCAGTTGGCCCAGGACATTCTTAGGTTTAGCTCTGAAAACGCCAAGACCCCAGAAAATTGCTCACTTCCTGAGAAGCCAGTTGGTCACCCTGAGCACAGGCCATCACAGTCTATCTGCTCAGATGCTGACAGCAGGCTTCCAGCTTGAGTCAGCCTCCACCACGGGCCAGATTTACTGGCACAGATGAGCTGAAAACACTGAAATTGTTTATCCTTGAAAAATATGCCTAAGCCAGGAGTCAATTTCAAGTGGAAGCTGTTGGGAAGAACAAGCAAGTTTAACATTGTCCTAGACCTTAAGGCAACTCAATCAAGCAAACATACTCATCATCCAGAATATGAAATTGTAACTGTCTCCAAGGTTAGCTGTCTCCTCGAATGACGTTTTTGCATCTGACTTCTGGTTATCTTAGAATGGAACCAGGGAGGGGCCAGGTCACAGCACCACTGCAAGCCAGGGAGCAGGGGGTGAGTTTCCTATTAAATTAACCCGGTCCTCATTCCTTTACAGGATTCCAGGGCCACTGCAGTGGATTTTACCAAAAAGGTAGGTAAACCTTACGGTGAACACCACCCCCAAAAAGAAAGATCTGCATCTCCTAGAGATGGGGGAATGCTTGCAGGCTCTTTGGACCACTTCTGCAAAGAACTGGCCTCACACTATGCTCTGGAATTCTCTGAGCATCcaatttggggtttccctgggcTTGTCCTGGAGCGGAAAGAAACCAAGGAGCCGTGCTGCTGGATGGTACTATTTCATGTCAGTTCTTACAGGTGAGTCATGTGGGGCCATTTGCTCCTGGAGATTTGAGTTCTGGCTCAGGGGCCCACAGGCCAGTTGTGCAAATCTGGGGAGGGATCCTGCAGGTGTCATGAACCCCATGTATCAATGCCTGTGATTCTTCTAGTTGACCATGAACCATGAGAACCTGGgaccttgttaaaatgcaaatggcTGGGCCCCAATCCCAGAGAATCAGTGGGCACCTGAGGTttggcatttctaacaagttcccaggtgtcGCTGATGCTTTGTGTCTGgggaccacagtttgaaaactacTGCCATAGACATCTTTGAAAGACCTTTGGCACAGCCTGATTGGGTAACAGTTTGTGTTTTTATCTCTCAGGATTACACTGCCACCTTGGGAAGACCGTTTTTCCTTTTCAGGGTAAagcatgtttcttctttttttcacccTGGTTCCATTCTACCTCCCCAATTATGGAGCTATTACTGAATGAGCCCAGCCAGGGCCCCATGGGGAACTGGTGAACCACTGACAGAACTTTCTCACCCTTAGGGCGTGAGTCATCACTTGGAAAGGCAAAGGTCCAGCAGGACACAGGCTGAGCACAGGAGGGCTCTGGGAGGAGCtcaggggtgggaggcaggagctAT includes:
- the NMS gene encoding neuromedin-S, with protein sequence MLSSCPSRTRLWPAKRIWTLKMKCLAQFPSILAIYCFCLLQIPSSGFPQPFADASDGLDIVKFERMAYWASLSRQPKDNQDIYKRFLFHYSRTREPMHPVKTGFPPVHPLMRLAAKLADRRMKTFWRRDSRATAVDFTKKDYTATLGRPFFLFRPRNGRNLDFDTW